A region from the Paraurantiacibacter namhicola genome encodes:
- the modA gene encoding molybdate ABC transporter substrate-binding protein, giving the protein MRALYAFLLLACLLVTACSDNDARGDAPVILAAASLQEVLDEAADAYAAGGNRRPVLSFSGTPSIARQVLEGSPADAVVLADTLWMDRLVEEGRVTAGDVSVIAGNGLVLVAAPDEEGQLAPPSDLRPFLAIADPDTVPAGRYAKAALQAAGMWQVAEGRMVVTDNVRSVLALVERGEVPLGVVYTTDMLASGKVREVMAFPPGSHPPIRYPAAMIAGSDNAAARGFLAFLASADGQAIFAKHGFAPAP; this is encoded by the coding sequence ATGCGCGCGCTTTACGCATTCCTGCTCCTGGCCTGCCTGCTGGTGACGGCATGCAGCGACAATGATGCACGCGGCGACGCGCCCGTGATCCTGGCCGCCGCGAGTCTGCAGGAAGTGCTGGACGAAGCGGCAGATGCCTATGCCGCCGGGGGCAATCGCCGGCCCGTCCTCTCCTTTTCCGGCACGCCGTCCATCGCGCGGCAGGTGCTGGAAGGCAGCCCGGCAGACGCCGTGGTGCTGGCGGACACGCTGTGGATGGACCGGCTGGTCGAAGAAGGCCGCGTTACTGCGGGCGATGTCAGCGTGATTGCCGGCAACGGCCTGGTCCTGGTGGCTGCTCCCGACGAGGAGGGCCAGCTTGCGCCGCCATCGGACCTGCGCCCCTTCCTCGCCATCGCGGACCCCGACACCGTCCCTGCCGGCCGCTACGCCAAGGCGGCGCTGCAGGCTGCCGGCATGTGGCAGGTGGCGGAGGGCCGCATGGTGGTGACGGACAATGTGCGCAGCGTGCTGGCACTGGTGGAGCGCGGCGAGGTCCCGCTGGGCGTGGTCTATACAACGGACATGCTTGCCAGCGGCAAAGTGCGCGAGGTCATGGCTTTCCCGCCCGGCTCCCATCCCCCCATCCGCTATCCGGCGGCCATGATCGCGGGTTCGGACAACGCCGCAGCGCGCGGTTTCCTGGCCTTCCTTGCGTCCGCCGACGGGCAGGCCATCTTTGCCAAGCACGGTTTTGCGCCCGCGCCATGA
- the modB gene encoding molybdate ABC transporter permease subunit, with product MLSGGEWAIIGLSLKVAIAAVAVTLPIAYALAWLLARRQFRGKLLLDAAVHLPLVVPPVVTGWLLLVAFGRNGPVGRVLEDWFGVTLVFSWTGAALAAGVMALPLMVRAMRLSIEAVDRRLVDAARTLGSSPWAAFRRITLPLSLPGIFAGIMLGFARALGEFGATITFAANIPGQTRTLPLAIYTALQSPGGEAMVTRLALVSVALSIIAIVASEYLVRRASGERAHAL from the coding sequence ATGCTGAGCGGCGGTGAATGGGCGATCATCGGCCTGTCGTTGAAGGTGGCGATCGCCGCCGTCGCGGTGACGCTGCCCATCGCCTATGCCCTCGCGTGGCTGCTGGCGCGTAGGCAGTTTCGGGGCAAGCTGCTGCTGGATGCGGCGGTGCACCTGCCGCTGGTCGTCCCGCCCGTCGTCACGGGTTGGCTGCTGCTGGTGGCGTTCGGCCGCAATGGTCCCGTCGGGCGCGTGCTGGAGGACTGGTTCGGCGTGACGCTGGTGTTCAGCTGGACCGGCGCGGCGCTTGCCGCGGGCGTCATGGCCCTGCCGCTGATGGTCCGCGCCATGCGCCTGTCGATAGAGGCGGTGGACCGGCGGCTGGTCGATGCCGCGCGCACGCTCGGCTCCAGCCCGTGGGCGGCATTCCGCCGCATCACCCTACCGCTCAGCCTTCCGGGAATATTTGCGGGGATCATGCTGGGTTTTGCCCGCGCATTGGGGGAATTCGGCGCAACGATCACCTTTGCCGCCAATATCCCGGGACAGACCCGTACCCTGCCCCTGGCAATCTATACCGCGCTGCAATCGCCGGGCGGGGAAGCCATGGTCACGCGCCTCGCGCTGGTCAGCGTGGCGCTTTCAATCATTGCCATCGTCGCATCGGAATACCTCGTGCGCCGCGCATCGGGGGAGCGCGCGCATGCGCTTTGA
- a CDS encoding ATP-binding cassette domain-containing protein — protein sequence MRFDCDFSFCVGEGSRRLVLKSDARLVALTGPSGVGKTTALHCIAGLRQPLGGHIRIGGRALDGLAPEQRRAGVVFQDLRLFDHMSVAANLAFGARPEAGDAANLADISDMLGLGGLLDRYPANLSGGEARRVALARAILSNPDFLLLDEPMSSLDAARADRIAGLIERLRDELDIPILLVSHSDSEVARLASESVTLSASGDMTAS from the coding sequence ATGCGCTTTGACTGCGATTTCAGCTTCTGTGTGGGTGAAGGCTCGCGCCGCCTCGTGCTGAAGAGCGACGCCCGGCTGGTGGCGCTGACTGGCCCCTCAGGCGTGGGCAAGACGACGGCGCTGCATTGCATCGCCGGACTTCGCCAGCCGCTCGGGGGGCATATCCGCATCGGAGGGCGCGCGCTGGACGGCCTTGCGCCCGAGCAGCGCCGCGCAGGCGTGGTATTCCAGGACCTGCGGCTGTTCGATCACATGAGCGTGGCCGCAAACCTCGCTTTCGGCGCGCGGCCCGAAGCTGGAGACGCCGCCAACCTTGCCGATATTTCCGATATGCTCGGCCTTGGCGGCCTGCTGGATCGATATCCGGCCAATCTGTCGGGCGGCGAGGCACGGCGTGTCGCACTGGCACGGGCCATCCTCTCGAACCCCGATTTCCTGCTGCTGGACGAGCCGATGTCATCGCTCGACGCAGCGCGGGCGGACAGGATCGCCGGGCTGATCGAGCGGCTGCGAGACGAGCTGGACATCCCCATCCTGCTGGTCAGCCATTCGGACAGCGAAGTCGCCCGGCTCGCCAGCGAAAGTGTCACGCTGTCCGCCAGCGGCGATATGACTGCCAGCTAG
- a CDS encoding RNA degradosome polyphosphate kinase, whose amino-acid sequence MSTLPEPLNDDTPVDAPQDRYFNRELSWLAFNDRVLEEACNEHYPLLERLRFLSISANNLDEFMMIRVAGLIGMVQRRIDTPSIDGRTPNQQLAAVREAVDELSERQQAVWRGLHEMLDAAGIHVADESYMDKQGVAWAKEYFVEEIMPILTPQAIDPAHPFPFVQNEGLGVLFNLTRERDGGQVIEMVLIPPALPRFVRMPGETAVYLPIETLVCRHADRLFPGFKVEGDGAFRILRDSDIEIEEEAEDLVRTFRSAIQRRRRGQVIQLEIQDDCDPVAEALLRDQLEIHEANVVKTGGLIGMSDLEQVVEEDRPEMKFEAYSPRYPERIMEHDGDCFAAIREKDIVIHHPYESFEVVVDFIRQAAADPDVVAIKQTLYRAGNQSAIISALIAAAEAGKSVTAVVEIKARFDEEQNLMWAGKLERAGVQVIYGFVDWKTHAKVALVIRREESEYRTYCHFGTGNYHPVTTKIYTDLSFFTADPKMGRDGARLFNFITGYVEPRKVKHLAISPLNLREELVSLIDTEIANAQAGKPSGIWLKMNQLTDDGMIEKLYEASNAGVEVQVVCRGICSLRPGVPGMSENIQVKSIIGRFLEHSRVFAFANGERLPNAKAKVFIASADWMSRNLNRRVEVLVPIRNRTVHRQMLEQVLLANLLDTEQSWALHPDGSYSRLPAGDKPFNCHQYFMTNPSLSGRGGSLEAGRVPTLSLRKGAV is encoded by the coding sequence ATGAGCACGCTGCCCGAACCCCTGAATGACGATACGCCGGTGGATGCCCCGCAGGACCGGTATTTCAACCGCGAACTGAGCTGGCTGGCCTTCAACGACAGGGTGCTGGAAGAGGCCTGCAACGAGCATTACCCGCTTCTGGAGCGGCTGCGCTTCCTGTCGATCAGCGCCAACAATCTCGATGAGTTCATGATGATCCGCGTTGCTGGCCTGATCGGCATGGTGCAGCGCCGGATCGACACGCCCAGCATCGACGGACGCACGCCGAACCAGCAGCTGGCCGCCGTGCGCGAGGCGGTGGACGAGCTTTCCGAACGCCAACAGGCCGTGTGGCGCGGCCTGCACGAAATGCTGGATGCGGCCGGCATCCATGTTGCCGACGAAAGCTATATGGACAAGCAGGGCGTCGCCTGGGCGAAGGAGTATTTCGTCGAGGAGATCATGCCGATCCTCACGCCGCAGGCGATCGATCCGGCCCATCCCTTCCCCTTCGTGCAGAACGAAGGACTGGGCGTGCTATTCAACCTGACGCGCGAGCGCGACGGCGGACAGGTGATCGAGATGGTGCTGATCCCACCTGCCCTGCCGCGCTTCGTGCGCATGCCGGGTGAGACTGCGGTCTACCTCCCCATCGAAACGCTGGTGTGCCGCCACGCGGACCGGCTGTTTCCGGGCTTCAAGGTGGAGGGCGATGGCGCGTTCCGCATCCTGCGCGACAGCGATATCGAGATCGAGGAAGAGGCCGAGGACCTAGTCCGGACATTCCGCAGCGCGATCCAGCGGAGGCGCCGCGGGCAGGTCATCCAGCTGGAAATCCAGGACGATTGCGATCCGGTGGCGGAGGCGCTGCTGCGCGACCAGCTGGAAATCCACGAAGCCAATGTGGTGAAGACCGGCGGCCTGATCGGCATGTCCGACCTCGAGCAGGTGGTGGAGGAAGACAGGCCCGAAATGAAGTTCGAGGCTTATTCACCGCGCTATCCCGAACGCATCATGGAGCATGACGGCGATTGCTTTGCCGCGATCCGCGAAAAGGACATCGTGATCCACCACCCCTACGAAAGTTTCGAGGTGGTGGTGGACTTCATCCGGCAGGCCGCTGCCGATCCGGACGTGGTGGCCATCAAGCAGACGCTGTACCGCGCGGGCAACCAGTCCGCCATCATCAGCGCCCTGATCGCCGCGGCCGAGGCCGGCAAGTCCGTCACCGCGGTGGTCGAGATCAAGGCGCGCTTCGACGAGGAGCAGAACCTGATGTGGGCCGGCAAGCTGGAACGCGCCGGCGTGCAGGTGATCTACGGCTTCGTGGACTGGAAGACCCACGCCAAGGTTGCGCTGGTGATCCGCCGCGAGGAGAGCGAATACCGCACCTATTGCCACTTCGGCACCGGCAATTATCACCCGGTCACAACCAAGATCTACACCGATCTCAGCTTCTTCACCGCCGACCCGAAGATGGGCCGCGACGGCGCGCGCCTGTTCAACTTCATCACCGGCTACGTCGAACCGCGCAAGGTGAAGCACCTGGCCATCTCGCCTCTGAACCTGCGCGAGGAACTGGTGAGCCTGATCGACACGGAAATCGCAAATGCGCAGGCAGGGAAGCCGTCCGGCATCTGGCTGAAAATGAACCAGCTGACCGATGATGGCATGATCGAGAAGCTGTACGAGGCCAGCAATGCCGGTGTGGAAGTGCAGGTGGTGTGCCGCGGCATCTGCTCCCTGCGGCCGGGCGTGCCCGGCATGTCCGAGAACATCCAGGTCAAGTCGATCATCGGCCGTTTCCTGGAACACAGCCGAGTCTTCGCCTTTGCCAATGGCGAGCGCCTGCCGAATGCAAAGGCAAAGGTCTTTATCGCCAGCGCGGACTGGATGAGCCGCAACCTCAATCGCCGGGTGGAAGTGCTGGTCCCGATCCGCAACCGCACGGTCCACCGCCAGATGCTGGAACAGGTTCTGCTGGCCAACCTCCTGGACACCGAACAGAGCTGGGCGCTGCATCCGGACGGGTCCTATTCCCGCCTGCCAGCGGGCGACAAGCCTTTCAATTGCCACCAATATTTCATGACGAACCCATCACTTTCCGGCCGCGGGGGTTCGCTGGAAGCAGGCCGCGTGCCGACGCTTTCACTGCGCAAAGGGGCTGTATGA
- a CDS encoding Ppx/GppA family phosphatase: MTNRSGSRTDRFDDRPDRAVIDIGSNTVRMVLFTGSQRCPEQWLNEKVSARLGSELSETGCMPEDRMDMAIAELRRYVRLLDDLGISDVTTVATAAPREAENGEDFLDRVRELGLAPRVLTGEEEGRASAHGVLSAFPHASGVVADLGGGSLELVRVDDGEVGEAVSLPLGTLRLARLRESEAGLKASVDAMLAEAGYSGEENRTLYLVGGTWRAMAHFALKTFRFPLTDPHGVALPAKEAMVLAKKVSRMDSGELASLSAITSTRAEAMPDAAILLRRLLKAIGPNKLVFSSWGLREGLLYERLGRADMVQDPLVSSADRYSARRGVGASKAVLIAAWTADAVGHFAKIPGGERLRLAAAMLALATARLEPNLRARHAYDWAIDKRWIGLDPSGRAQLAAALLAACGETSWPEQLDALASQEDLKEAAAWGLAIRLCRKVGAGTRQSLLGTKLVCEPDIVRLRFDPALAMLATPQIEGELKALAKWLGRDWEMTTSAE; the protein is encoded by the coding sequence ATGACCAATCGATCCGGTTCGCGGACCGACCGCTTCGACGACCGTCCGGACAGGGCCGTCATCGACATCGGATCCAACACCGTCCGCATGGTGCTGTTCACCGGATCGCAGCGCTGCCCGGAGCAATGGCTGAACGAAAAGGTGAGCGCGCGGCTGGGCAGCGAACTGTCCGAAACCGGCTGCATGCCGGAAGACCGGATGGACATGGCGATTGCGGAGCTGCGCCGATACGTCCGCCTGCTGGACGATTTGGGTATCTCCGATGTCACCACGGTCGCAACAGCGGCTCCGCGCGAAGCCGAGAACGGAGAGGATTTCCTGGACCGGGTGCGCGAGCTGGGGCTGGCACCGCGTGTGCTGACTGGCGAGGAAGAAGGCCGCGCCTCCGCCCATGGTGTGCTGTCTGCCTTCCCCCATGCCTCCGGCGTGGTGGCGGACCTTGGCGGCGGCAGCCTGGAACTGGTGCGTGTCGATGACGGCGAAGTGGGCGAAGCAGTCAGCCTGCCTCTGGGCACCCTGCGCCTGGCACGCCTGCGCGAAAGCGAAGCGGGGCTGAAGGCGTCGGTCGACGCCATGCTGGCGGAGGCGGGCTATTCGGGCGAGGAGAACCGCACGCTTTACCTGGTCGGCGGTACATGGCGCGCGATGGCCCATTTCGCGCTAAAAACCTTTCGCTTCCCGCTGACCGATCCGCACGGCGTTGCCCTGCCGGCAAAAGAGGCGATGGTGCTGGCCAAGAAAGTCTCGCGCATGGATTCAGGCGAGCTTGCCAGCCTGTCCGCGATCACATCGACGCGCGCGGAAGCGATGCCGGATGCAGCCATCCTTTTGCGGCGACTGCTGAAGGCCATCGGACCGAACAAGCTGGTCTTTTCCAGTTGGGGCCTGCGCGAAGGGCTGCTTTACGAGAGGCTGGGCCGCGCGGACATGGTGCAGGATCCGCTGGTCTCGAGCGCCGACCGGTACTCGGCGCGGCGCGGCGTCGGGGCGAGCAAGGCAGTGCTGATCGCTGCGTGGACGGCAGACGCCGTGGGACATTTCGCCAAGATACCGGGCGGCGAGCGCCTGCGCCTGGCGGCCGCCATGCTTGCGCTGGCGACCGCGCGGCTGGAGCCGAACCTGCGCGCCCGGCATGCTTATGACTGGGCAATCGACAAGCGCTGGATCGGGCTCGACCCGTCGGGCCGCGCGCAGCTGGCAGCTGCCCTGCTGGCAGCATGCGGTGAGACCTCGTGGCCGGAGCAGCTGGACGCACTGGCCTCGCAGGAGGACCTGAAGGAAGCCGCCGCATGGGGCCTTGCCATCCGCCTGTGCCGCAAGGTCGGCGCGGGTACGCGGCAGTCGCTGCTTGGCACCAAGCTGGTCTGCGAACCCGATATCGTCCGCCTTCGCTTCGATCCGGCGCTTGCCATGCTGGCGACCCCGCAGATCGAGGGCGAACTGAAGGCGCTGGCGAAATGGCTGGGCCGCGATTGGGAAATGACAACCTCAGCCGAATAG